In a genomic window of Perognathus longimembris pacificus isolate PPM17 chromosome 21, ASM2315922v1, whole genome shotgun sequence:
- the Adamdec1 gene encoding ADAM DEC1 produces the protein MLSGISPLPALARMSWVLLTVLWLILQTQARTVKQSPEFKLHELVHPKKLHMAYQRELESSRKERNGKQGRCVPNVHYQITLSGEEIILHLQNPKFLLGSDGTETKFSSRAENVTSSPQKRRHCHYEGHILNEKNSAASISTGDGLRGDFTYHGQRHVIKPLESTDQGEHAVFAYDRKELDTVCVNPTCGVNGMGRKQRHSRLSRSLGGLEQEEFLQAQKYISLFLVLDNAFYKTYNGNLTQMKTFVFNVLNLLNVIYNTIDVHVALVGMEIWSDGDKIKVEPRIGTTFSNFMRWHRSHRSHKRIHSHAQLLSGIGFRNGRVGMVASNSLCSPSSVAVIEAKKNNVSLAAVMSHELGHALGMPDIPYFTKCPSGSCAMNQYLSSKFPKDFSTSCREHFRRYLLAQKPKCLLQAPSPKSMITPPVCGNHFLEVGEGCDCGPPKVCSDSCCDPLTCRRKLGPGCGESPPQLTV, from the exons atgTTAAGTGGTAT CTCCCCGCTACCGGCTCTCGCCAGGATGTCTTGGGTCCTGCTGACTGTTCTTTGGCTCATCCTTCAAACTCAAG CCAGAACTGTaaagcaaagccctgaattcaagctccatgagctAGTTCACCCTAAAAAACTACACATGGCCTACCAGAGGGAGCTTGAGAGCAGCCGGAAGGAAAGGAATGGCAAACAG GGAAGATGTGTGCCTAACGTTCACTACCAAATTACCTTAAGTGGAGAAGAAATTATCCTTCACCTTCAAAACCCCAA GTTTCTCCTGGGGTCAGATGGCACTGAAACGAAATTCTCATCCAGAGCAGAGAATGTCACCAGCAGCCCACAGAAGAGG AGGCACTGTCACTATGaaggtcacatcctaaatgaAAAGAACTCTGCAGCCAGCATAAGTACCGGTGATGGGCTGAG AGGAGACTTCACCTACCACGGTCAAAGGCACGTAATAAAGCCTCTAGAAAGTACAGACCAGGGAGAACACGCTGTCTTTGCATATGACCGCAAGGAGCTGGACACTGTTTGTGTTAATCCTACCTGCGGAGTGAATGGCATGGGCAGAAAACAAAGGCATAGTCGACTCTCCAGGTCCCTGGGAGGCCTAGAG CAGGAAGAGTTTCTCCAGGCGCAGAAGTACATCAGTCTCTTCTTGGTGCTGGATAACGCCTTT tataAGACGTATAATGGTAACCTGACTCAGATGAAAACCTTCGTGTTTAATGTCTTGAACCTTCTGAATGTG ATTTATAATACGATAGATGTTCACGTGGCCCTGGTAGGGATGGAAATCTGGTCCGACGGCGACAAGATAAAGGTGGAACCCAGGATAGGCACCACATTTAGCAACTTTATGAGATGGCACCGATCTCACCGATCTCACAAGAGGATCCACAGCCACGCTCAGCTTCTCAG TGGGATTGGCTTCAGGAATGGGCGCGTAGGAATGGTGGCCTCCAATTCCCTGTGTTCTCCATCTTCAGTGGCTGTTATCGAG gctaaGAAGAACAATGTAAGCCTGGCGGCGGTGATGTCCCATGAATTGGGACATGCCCTGGGCATGCCTGACATCCCATACTTCACCAAGTGTCCCTCTGGCAGCTGTGCTATGAATCAGTATCTCAG CTCAAAATTCCCAAAGGATTTCAGTACTTCCTGCCGGGAACATTTCCGAAGATACCTTCTAGCTCAGAAACCGAAGTGCCTGCTACAAGCACCTAGTCCGAAAAGTATGATCACTCCTCCGGTGTGTGGCAACCACTTTCTGGAAGTGGGAGAAGGCTGCGACTGTGGCCCCCCTAAG